The genome window TTCCAAGCCCTATTGCATTACCGGCAACAGCAAGAATAAGCCCTATTCTACTACCCCAGTGCTCTCTCTGTATCATTCTGCCCCCATCTTCATATTTTTTTATTGATTAATGCCCAAAAAAAACGCATATTATATATAATAACTTATTATAATTATGGATAATAACTACTTAGGGATATAAATGGAAATCTTTGCAACAGGATTAAATTATAAAACAGCTCCCGTAGAAATAAGAGAAAAGTTAGCCATTACAGAAGAGATATATCCTGACATCCTTTCAAAGCTTAATCAAATCCCAACTATATATGAAAGCTGTATTTTATCCACATGTAATAGAGTAGAAATTTATGGAATAACCGACGACATACAGACTTCCTATAAAGAAATCCTTAAGATACTTTCATCTTATTCAGGTATAAAAGTTGAAGAATTAAAAAAATATGTGTTTTTATACACAGACAAAGAAGCAATAAAACACATATTCAGTGTTTCTTCCAGTATAGATTCTATGGTGATTGGAGAACCTCAAATCGTTTGCCAGTTTAAAGATGCATTTTCAAAATCCAGAGAGCAGAAAACAGTCAAGCATATTATGACAAGGCTTTTTGATAAGGCAATGAATGTTTCTAAAAAAATTAGAACTTCCACTGGCATAAGTAAAAGAGCTGTTTCCATAAGCTATGCAGCCATAGAACTCGCTAAAAAAATATTTGGGGATTTATCAGATAAAAATGTTCTCCTCCTTGGTGCCGGAGAAATGGCCGAGTTAGCAGCACGGCATCTGGCATCTTCAGGTGTAAAACATATTTTTGTTTCAAACAGAACCTTTGAAAAGGCTGTTCAACTTGCAGATGAATTTGGCGGTTCAGCAATAAGATTTAACAAACTGTTTGAGTTTCTCCCTGAAGCAGATATCATCATTGTCTCAACAGGTGCAAAAGAGCCTATTCTCAGGAAAGAGCATTTTAAATCTATTGAAAAGCAACGTCAGGGAAAACCTGTATTTATTATTGATATATCCGTTCCAAGAAACGTGGCAGATGACGTTAATGAGCTGGAAAATGTATTTCTATACAACATAGATGACCTAAAAACAGTTGTTGATAAAAATCTTGAAGAAAGGAAAATAGCAGCAGAAAGTGCAAAACTACTGATTGAAGAAGAGGTCGCCAAATTTGACAGATGGTTAAAACAACTAAAGGTAAACCCTGTAATCTCAAAAGTTAGAAACTACGCTGATGAGATTAGGGAAGCACAGCTTGAAAGACTTTTCAGAGATATGCCTTATCTAAATGAAAAAGAAAGGGAAAATATAGACCTTGCAGTCAGAGCTATTATCAATAAACTCCTTCATCGTCCTACAATGTATATAAAGGACAAAGCAGCAAAAGAAAACAGTGAACTTTATATTGAGATATTTGAAGATATGTTTAGCTCAAGATGGGATTTAAGAAGAAAACATACAAATAAAGCCCATTCCAAAAAAGGAAAAGGCAGTGAAAAATAAAATTCTGCTGTATACTGCTGTTTTTTTTGTTATATCAATCCTTTTTTCACAGATAACCCAGATTTTCACCGATGTTAAAATTTCCAGCTTAAAACCCGTTCAGGGAAAAATAGAAAATTTTACACTGGTAGGGGTAAATTCAGATAAATATATATTAACTGGCAAGAGTATGATTGAACTTCAAAATAAAATTTTAATAGATGACTTTAACCTGAAATATACTAAAAATAATGAAATTATTTTTATCATTTCTGATAAGGCAACCTATCATAAAAAGAAAAATTTTTTAGATTTATTCCAAAATGTTAAAATAACAACAGGAGAAATGAAGTTATACACAGATAAGTTAAGAATTCTGGTTAATGAACGAAGAGCTTATAACACAACAAAAGTGAAACTTATATCTGACAATATGGAAACCTTTGGAGAGAATATTTTTATAAATTTAAAACAAGAAGATATGAAACTGGAGAATGTAAAAACAATATACAGGGGTTCATAAATGCTGAGATTTTTTATAGCTCTACTACTAATTTTTGGGATAACATACGCAGAAACTCCAGAAAAAAAACAAATCCCCATTGTAATAGAAGCAGACACTCTTAATTACTCTAAAAAAAATAATCTGCTCATATATAAAGGAAATGTAGTTGTAAAAAAAGAAGATTTTATATTACATTCAGATATACTGAAAATAATTCTTGACCAGAAAGGAGATATAAGTCGGATTATAGCAATTGGAAATGTCCGTTTTAAAAAAGGAGACCGAACTGGAAGAAGTGACAAAGCAGAATATTTTAAAGACAAAAACTACATAATACTGACAGGAAATGCCCAATTACAACAAAATAACAATATAATTGAAGGGGACAAAATCATATATTATCTTGATACAGAAAAAGCTGAGGTAATCGGTCAGAAAAAAAGAGTTAGAACAATATTCTTCCCTAAAGAAGATAAAGGGGAGAAAAAACAATGACATATCTGGAATTCTTTGGTCTCAAGGAAGACCCCTTTAAAATAACACCAGACCATAAATATTTTTATCCATCAAGAGCACATAGAATAGCTGATGATTTACTTAAATATGTGGTTAAACACGGGGAGGGTTTTTGTGTTATTACAGGTGAACCGGGAACAGGAAAAACCACAGTCATAAGAAAGTTTATCAGTTCTCTGAAAGATAATATTATCTATGCCCTTA of Persephonella sp. IF05-L8 contains these proteins:
- the lptA gene encoding lipopolysaccharide transport periplasmic protein LptA; protein product: MLRFFIALLLIFGITYAETPEKKQIPIVIEADTLNYSKKNNLLIYKGNVVVKKEDFILHSDILKIILDQKGDISRIIAIGNVRFKKGDRTGRSDKAEYFKDKNYIILTGNAQLQQNNNIIEGDKIIYYLDTEKAEVIGQKKRVRTIFFPKEDKGEKKQ
- the lptC gene encoding LPS export ABC transporter periplasmic protein LptC, whose product is MKNKILLYTAVFFVISILFSQITQIFTDVKISSLKPVQGKIENFTLVGVNSDKYILTGKSMIELQNKILIDDFNLKYTKNNEIIFIISDKATYHKKKNFLDLFQNVKITTGEMKLYTDKLRILVNERRAYNTTKVKLISDNMETFGENIFINLKQEDMKLENVKTIYRGS
- the hemA gene encoding glutamyl-tRNA reductase; translated protein: MEIFATGLNYKTAPVEIREKLAITEEIYPDILSKLNQIPTIYESCILSTCNRVEIYGITDDIQTSYKEILKILSSYSGIKVEELKKYVFLYTDKEAIKHIFSVSSSIDSMVIGEPQIVCQFKDAFSKSREQKTVKHIMTRLFDKAMNVSKKIRTSTGISKRAVSISYAAIELAKKIFGDLSDKNVLLLGAGEMAELAARHLASSGVKHIFVSNRTFEKAVQLADEFGGSAIRFNKLFEFLPEADIIIVSTGAKEPILRKEHFKSIEKQRQGKPVFIIDISVPRNVADDVNELENVFLYNIDDLKTVVDKNLEERKIAAESAKLLIEEEVAKFDRWLKQLKVNPVISKVRNYADEIREAQLERLFRDMPYLNEKERENIDLAVRAIINKLLHRPTMYIKDKAAKENSELYIEIFEDMFSSRWDLRRKHTNKAHSKKGKGSEK